In Actinomadura citrea, a single window of DNA contains:
- a CDS encoding carotenoid oxygenase family protein, whose product MVAHSTEFDPTRVAHLNGTFAPVSEEVDEAELQVEGELPADLDGVYLRNGPNPRFTPIGSYLFPIDGDGMVHGVWMSQGKARYRNRFVRTPALRAEEAAGRALWGGIESMIIPGAEEVGPALAQTFKELPDINIVRHGGRLLALAESDCPYRMSPELETLGRETFGDGLPAGITAHPKVDPRTGQMAVFCYALEEPFLTWSLLGADGSLDRGPTAVEGPEEPVMIHDMALTGRYLVLVLAPAFLDLAAALQGGSFLDWRPERGTRIALIPRDGGPVRWARDTAFWVWHTVNAYDTPDGQVVLDYVQWPGPGLGPRPAAPGGAPHGLARAVLDPDAGSIRRRLLDDVRVEFPRVDDRVLAGPHHRIATAAGSGRTPDLLPGEYDALRWYEVSSDDVVAETWNAGALSVGEPVFAPVPGTTDAGDGYWLTFATDRTDLTSWLLVLPGQNPADGPVARVRIPVRVPLGLHGAWLPTQN is encoded by the coding sequence ATGGTCGCGCACTCCACCGAATTCGATCCGACTCGCGTCGCACACCTGAACGGGACCTTCGCGCCCGTCAGCGAGGAGGTGGACGAGGCCGAACTGCAGGTCGAAGGCGAACTGCCCGCCGATCTGGACGGGGTCTACCTGCGCAACGGCCCCAACCCGCGGTTCACGCCGATCGGCTCGTACCTGTTTCCCATCGACGGCGACGGGATGGTGCACGGCGTGTGGATGAGCCAAGGGAAGGCCCGCTACCGCAACCGTTTCGTGCGCACTCCCGCTCTGCGGGCGGAGGAGGCCGCGGGGCGTGCGTTGTGGGGCGGAATCGAGTCGATGATCATCCCTGGGGCGGAGGAGGTCGGGCCTGCGCTCGCGCAGACGTTCAAGGAGCTGCCGGACATCAACATCGTTCGGCACGGCGGACGTCTGCTGGCCCTCGCCGAGTCCGACTGCCCTTACCGGATGAGCCCGGAGCTGGAGACCCTCGGCAGGGAGACCTTCGGCGACGGCCTGCCCGCCGGGATCACCGCCCACCCCAAGGTCGACCCGCGGACCGGGCAGATGGCGGTCTTCTGCTACGCGCTGGAGGAACCGTTCCTCACCTGGTCACTGCTCGGTGCGGACGGGAGCCTCGACCGGGGCCCCACGGCGGTGGAGGGTCCGGAGGAGCCGGTGATGATCCACGACATGGCTCTCACCGGCCGCTACCTGGTCCTGGTCCTCGCGCCCGCCTTCCTGGATCTGGCGGCGGCGTTGCAGGGTGGTTCGTTCCTGGACTGGCGCCCCGAGCGCGGCACCCGGATCGCGCTGATCCCGCGCGACGGCGGGCCCGTGCGGTGGGCTCGCGACACCGCGTTCTGGGTCTGGCATACCGTCAACGCCTACGACACCCCCGACGGACAGGTCGTCCTGGACTACGTCCAGTGGCCCGGCCCTGGGCTGGGTCCGCGCCCGGCCGCTCCCGGCGGAGCCCCGCACGGGCTCGCCCGCGCCGTTCTGGACCCGGACGCCGGCTCCATCCGCCGCCGGCTGCTCGACGACGTGCGCGTGGAATTCCCCCGGGTGGACGACCGGGTCCTGGCCGGCCCGCACCACCGGATCGCCACCGCGGCCGGAAGCGGGCGGACGCCGGACCTGCTGCCCGGCGAGTACGACGCGCTGCGCTGGTACGAGGTGAGCAGCGACGACGTGGTGGCCGAGACCTGGAACGCGGGCGCCCTCTCGGTCGGCGAGCCCGTCTTCGCCCCCGTCCCCGGAACGACGGACGCCGGCGACGGCTACTGGCTCACCTTCGCCACCGACCGCACCGACCTCACCAGCTGGCTCCTCGTCCTGCCCGGCCAGAACCCGGCCGACGGGCCGGTCGCCCGGGTCCGCATCCCCGTGCGCGTGCCCCTGGGGCTGCACGGCGCCTGGCTGCCCACACAGAACTAG